The following nucleotide sequence is from Archocentrus centrarchus isolate MPI-CPG fArcCen1 chromosome 6, fArcCen1, whole genome shotgun sequence.
TGATGCTGTGAGTGATGGAGCGCACACAGGTGTGAAGGCTTTGTGGAAACAGATTCAATTAACCCATCACGTGTGTACAACAATGGGAACGTATCTAAACTTGTGCGTGTATAAAAATATCTTAAATGGAGCTCCAAAGTTCTCAGTGTTAAATCACtcaatcaataataataaaatagtcACATGATTAAAGCgataaatgaaataaactgtCAATTAAAGAATTATTtctcctcagtgtgtttttatcAAACTTATTTTACCtcctttaaaaatgatttttctactagctcatttatttatttttttcattttactacatttttatttcaccaACTACCTTTTGTCCATGTTTGTCTCATAATgctgtaaatttgttttgtttttttaaactttgtccatttctttatttctaaattattgtcttttaaaatctttttattgtattatataatatttGATAAATTATGTTCATTTCTATctaattcttttttatttcacaatGACAAATTAATTCACATGACTTCTATTTTACaacatttttgtgtatttaatctcttactttaaaatttttaatgacattttcattttatgttgcCAGGgagatttttatttcaaaaatattatttgactccatttcatttcatttttatttattttaaaatgtttttttgtatcTGTTAAATGTAGTTAATATCGACCCTTTTGGGCTTCCATACTCTTGATcgatgacaaaaaataaaacacattttcaaacagcAGCTCCTGTCGTACTCGTGATGCTGCTTAGTGGTGCATAAAGTGAcagtgataataataataatataatatttgtaTCCACCAGGCTGTGGAAGACTTCTCTGAACAGCTGGTCGTCCTGAAGCATCTGCTGAgccagctgcttcctctcctcgCCGCTACGACACGCCAGCCTCTTCTGCATCAGCGCCCTGACGTACTCCACCACCATCAGCCACTGGGCCTCTTCCTGCAGACgctgcacacacatacaaatgagCAGGTAACACGTGAGGTGTAGATCTACAGTAGAAAATACACATACGCTGATTTATGcatgtttctatttatttattgtggttCAGCAGGTATCTGTCTTTGTATATTAGTTACACTTTCTTTGGTTAGCCTCCAGAGCATTTATACAGTAACACAACTAAACCAGTCTCTGAATCGGTTACCTGCCGACAGGGAGGACGAACACGCCCGTACAGCTCCAGGTGACGCTCCAGAACACGGCAAAGTTTGGGTGTTGGGTCTCCCTGGGCCAGCCAGGGTCGGGTGAACAGGCCCGGGAGGAGAGGCTTCAAGTCCAACAAGAGCTGATCCATCACGAGCCGGCACGCCCGTCGCACCGCCCGGTCCAGAGCCGCCAGAGGGTTTGGAGGAGTGCGAGAGAACTGGCCGGCCGACTGGGacgactgctgctgctgcaggctctCTGTGGACTTCCTGCATCGACAGTGAAGACAGCGACTCTGAGCCCACACAGGTCTCTGCTGCTGAAATCAGCCTGCCTGCTCACTGCAGTGACTTGGTAGGTCTCAGTCTAACAATGGCTGCATACATTTGATTGTTCCAGGTTCCCtgctgggcagcacggtggcgtggtgccTCACAGTTGGAATAatatctagaaggcctgggttcaattccaccttgaagcctctctctctctctctctctgtgtggagtttgcatgttctccccgtgtctgtgtgagtttcctcccacagtccaaagacctgcacttactggggttaattggtcactctaaactgcccacaggtgtgaatgtgggtgtgaatggttgtctgtctctgtgtgttagccctgcgacaggctggcaaactgtacaggtgtaccctgcctctcaccctatgtcagctgggataggctccagcccccccgcgaccttgaacaggataagtggaagaggatggacgttccctgcttttctttgtctgcAGTAAACACAAATAGTTTTTTGGCCTTCAAATCAAGCATTTCCAGGCCATCATTTTGATCTCTGCCACAGTGAATTTTGAGCtgcttttcactttttctttgaCACTTTCTGGATTTCACAATAAAGCAACTCCTTCGTAATTCTGAAGCCCTCCATGCGAGACAGAGAGCTAGTGGCAAGACCACCATCTTTACGAGGTTGCTGAAGATGCTGGCTGAAAATATATCCGTGCACATGAAGCAGCTGCAGCCGTGAAAAAGGGTAAACCGTGGTGCTTCGAGGCTTCTGAAACTAGGAGCAAATACTGTATGCAGGGATTCACTGCTGAAACCTTTGCGTTGTGATGGTCTGCttctttgaacttttccatGCTGATGGGTGGAGCAGACATCAGGTCAAAACTCCACCCTTCCTCAGACCTTCTTTCTCACACATCTTTGCTTTGTGCCACTCAGCACGTCCACCACGATACACACAGGCCATCACCACTGATGATTACATTTCAAAAACTGCATTCACAGAATGAGCTATTAACTAGATGTAATAACAACTCAATCTGTGCATCAGGATTATGACCAAAGCATAAACATAGAAAATCAAGGCCCTGCCTGCAGCACTCACATGCAGCTGAATGCAGCGAGACTGCGCTGCTTCACTTCAGAGCTTCCCTGTTTTCAAGCATCAAAATAATCCAGTGATATTTGTCTGTgaacacaatttcacagagcaagaaatgaaaagtgaccaatcacagcagccCCAGTTCCTCCTTTGCTTTCTGCCCCCAAAATGGCAAATGATTGATCGATTCATATGAGCAAGATtccagtgagtgtgtgtgcgtcctGTAGCAAGCAgaaaccagtgtgtgtgtgtgtgtgtgtgtgtgtgtgtgtgtgtgtgtatggtggCTGCTTACATCTACACACACCTGCACCTGTGAGCACGGCCAGTCATTCTTGGAACGTTTGGCTGATGTTCCACTAGAAACTTACTTGAGGATGATGCAGTTGCTGATGGAGGCCAGCAGATAGTGGAGGTAGAACTTATTCCGGTTGTTGCTCAGATCCCCGCGATGCTCCTTCCCAAATTCCACCAGAGCTTCACGAAACCTGGAGGTTAATGGAAATGTAATGATTCGCACAATTAATGCAGGATGCAGCTTCTGAAAAACACTGAATTGGACCCCGTTttcccttcagaactgcctcagttcttcatggcacagagtcagcaaggtgctggaaatattcctgaGAGATTTTCGTCCGTATTGACatcacagcatcacacagttgctgcagattggtcggctgcacatccacgatgtgaatctcccgctccaccacatcccaaaggccATGTGAATACAGTGAACTTACTGTCacattcaagaaaccagtttgagatgatttgagctggaagcagccatcagaagatggtacgctgtggtcataaaggagtggacatggtcagcatcAAGTGTACCAAGAAGATATCCTCCACATATTAAAGCACCAccagttcttagctgacaggagtgctgtggtcttctgctgctgctgcccatcGGCTTAAAGGATCAATGTAtttttgtgcattcagagatgctcttctgtgtaCCTTGGTTGGTTGACTTAGGGAGGAATAAAACTGCTAACAAGCCCATTAACATCACGGGAGAGGAGGTGGAAATGGTGGACAGCTACAGGTACCTGGgcgttgaacaggtgtacctaatgaaatggCTGGTGAGCGCATGTCGCAGCATGAGAGAGAGGATAGCAGTCACAACCAAACTTAGGAGcacacagaggaagaagaagtaACCTCTGTGGGACTCCACTGCTTAAAGGAGCACAGCCTCCATAGTTATCTGGTCTACAAGAACCTTCACCAGGGTAAACTGGCCTAAGCAGCTAAAACAAAGGCAGGTACAGTTCAGGCTGGTACGAGCACAGCTTGCATGGACACACACCTGTTTAGGAGGTTCTCCATCTCATACAGTCCCATCTGTATAGTCTGATCTCGCAGGGACTCTCCGATCATCAGGGCCACCCGAGCGTTCTCCTCCAGCATCTACCACAGTCaccacacacatccacacaagaTATACACCATAATACATCTACCACCTCCCCACTCTAACTCCACACAGGATGCTGGGAGCAGGGAGCCTGAAGTTAGTTTAAGAGGAGAGGCtcaaaaaatgctggaaaataaattcaattttatctcCCCCACCCTGGACGGCCTGAACCTCCATCACCTTTCATAGTATGAAGGTAAAACTTTGAATATGCTAAAGTTATCGTACAAATGAATTAGCTGATCCTGTAGGGGATTCTCCTCAGacctttttggggggggccTTGTGGCTTTCTATGAGTAAGCTCCAAAACAGCACAGGATCCACGCCGCATGTGAGATGTTCATTTAAAGGTTTATTACAGAAACTTTTGTGTAAATATGTTCCACATTATGGGTCTGTGGCTGTATTTATTGGGTGTTTTTACAGCACTCGTTACCTGTGTGATGATTGTGGGCAGGCTCGTTTGGTAGAACCCTTCATGGTCTGTATCTGGCTCCTGATCCCTCTGCCAGTCTTGCAGCTCCACCTGTAGAGCTTTGTGCATCCACTCAGATACACTCTTCTatagcagcaaacacacacacacacacacacacacacacacacacacacacacacacattgaatgTGCTTAATGTAACACATTTGCTTACTATGTGAGGGCTCTGATTTCTGGGGCCTCTCCTCACAAAGGTCACATTTTGTGTAACCTTGAACAAACTCACCCGAACACTCTGCACGTATTTGTTCTGCAGCTGCTCGAGTCCCTCTGCGGAGATCAGGGGTCCCAGCTCTTCTCTCTCCATCTCAGTCACCAGCTCCGGCTGACCCATCATGTCTGGGCTGCAGAAACAAGTTTGCCCCGCTCAGCTTTTAGTGGTTAAAGCTTTAAATTCGAGCAGACTCTTTGTGACCCTTTGTGGCCTAACAACAGCTTCTTGTGATGTTATTGGCTGAATGTGGGTTTGTGGAGCTCACAAGGGGTGATAGGTTTAaaggttttttaaaaaggttttttaaaaaagtccaTATGTTTACAATTGTGCCACTTGTTTTTTGTAATGAATTAactgatgacctgctctacctcctgagccactgCCACCCAAACTGCTGCTTTGTGTGGCTTAAAACCAACCTGAAAAACTCATTTAATGCTAAACGAATGAAAGTGGAATGAAAGTGTGAACTAAAGTGAACCTGAAGGTTCATGGTGATCTGCAGGGTTAACCGAGACCAAGAAGAGAATTCATTCACACAAATTAGGATTTGTGAATTTTGCTCTAAGTCCAAATTCATGGTAAATTATCCTTAATGGCACTTCTGTAAAACACGATTTATTTAAGAGCAAACAGGATAAAATACAGATTTCTGTGCACAGCGTGAGCCTCACCTGCTGTAGATGTGCAGCACCCAGTTGAGCACAGCGAAGATTTCCCCGCTCTCCAGGTCCCAGCTGCTAACCTAGGCCACAAATGTTACTTACATGTGGACAGTGAAGcagtcagtgtttaaaaaaagtgaCACGCACAGCAGAAGACGGATCTGTAGTGTACACGATGAGGTGGCATTGTTTACTTCACTGACCTGTGTCAGGTGGGCATGTAAACAGCGGTGGCTGGCCCTCAGGTAGGCACCGGTCAGCCGGTAGTGTGGCGGGACGCAGTGCTCCAGTAGGTGGCGTACGGTGGTCAGGTCGGCCATGATGCCGTGCTGCAGTGCAGAGAGGTGGCCTGCCAGGCCCGGGCCACGTGTGTGCAGATAGGAAACACTGCGAAACCGCGCAGCCACAGACTCCTCTAGTACCTGAGGGAGGGAGTGCGAGGAAAGGCACAGCGTGTCTTTTTATATTCAAAAGGACAAACTTGGTAAAAGTGTTTTGATCAGGTGGTGCTGACCTTGAAGAAGCACGCCCTCCAGCAGCGAGGTCGTCCAGGGGGTAGGGGCCTGCTGTTGCCTCCAGCAACCCCCCTCTCCTCCAGCAGAGTGTGGTCCAGCGCCTCCTCCCGCTCCACTATCCTCACAGCTGAGACGAACGGTGTGGGGTTTTGTCGGGCTAGAGCCAGAGCACTGCTCACCACAGCCCACAGCTCCTTCCCTGCAGCGGCAGCACGGATGTGGAGAGTGAAGAGATCAGGTTTCAACCAGCAGACTTTGTGCTTTCATCAGGACCCCTGAAGCTTGGATCtggacatttttattaatgctGCTATTGGCCAGCATCACTCCTCCACTGATACCGCTTCTCCTGTACgcttctgtgtttgtgctttagAAAAGTCAAATAAAAGCTTAATCCTTAAACAGGGTGGATATTAAATATACTCCAATGTTATCATTTGCTTTGTtctataaataaagattatattTGAAGCTTTTTCCCTGCACCAAACtgtttgctgcagctgcaaTTAAGTCAATTAAAACGTGCTTTAACAAAAAACGATTAAACTGATTTTACCGTGAAGCCATTTCCCAAAGAGCTCCTTACCCAGCGCGTCCACCAGGTGCCTGATTCCAGAGAAATATTTGGCCACCACCTCCTGGTCTTCAGGGCTGAGCGCTCCTCCTGCAGCCCTGCTGAGCTGCCACAGAATGTCATCCTGCAAGTACTCCAGGTCCATTAGCTTGGCGTGGGCCTCCAAGAGCCGCCGGGAGTCCACCAGGCGCTCGGTCTCCAGCAC
It contains:
- the exoc3l1 gene encoding exocyst complex component 3-like protein — its product is MSAGDQQNGGDKPEDMLPQAEVWPEVERAERLARGAALKWASGVFCQPEHLERLGQYRKRESQRTASIHTRLKSMVQSYLEGVGWGLEQLREARTELKEVSHDLKKAGLESDRNTEGGRSLERLREVSANHSQLLAAVSNLPRLYSVRGMVLETERLVDSRRLLEAHAKLMDLEYLQDDILWQLSRAAGGALSPEDQEVVAKYFSGIRHLVDALGKELWAVVSSALALARQNPTPFVSAVRIVEREEALDHTLLEERGVAGGNSRPLPPGRPRCWRACFFKVLEESVAARFRSVSYLHTRGPGLAGHLSALQHGIMADLTTVRHLLEHCVPPHYRLTGAYLRASHRCLHAHLTQVSSWDLESGEIFAVLNWVLHIYSSPDMMGQPELVTEMEREELGPLISAEGLEQLQNKYVQSVRKSVSEWMHKALQVELQDWQRDQEPDTDHEGFYQTSLPTIITQMLEENARVALMIGESLRDQTIQMGLYEMENLLNRFREALVEFGKEHRGDLSNNRNKFYLHYLLASISNCIILKKSTESLQQQQSSQSAGQFSRTPPNPLAALDRAVRRACRLVMDQLLLDLKPLLPGLFTRPWLAQGDPTPKLCRVLERHLELYGRVRPPCRQRLQEEAQWLMVVEYVRALMQKRLACRSGEERKQLAQQMLQDDQLFREVFHSLEGEGSVPEVNPVALIPVLAEFIRLKDPTMLTLEVSGLAAKYPDISDEHVSVLLDIRGDVSRDIKGAVLDLLEQSAPPLPVGYRPIFTDILVPPSTMAFCLPTAKCA